A region of the Candidatus Zixiibacteriota bacterium genome:
CGGACCTGAAAGCCCCGTGCACCAGCCCTTGTACCACCGTCCCCATTTCCCTCGTTGCTTTCACCCCCCAATACTCCTTTATTAACCCTCGGAACTTGCGACTATAAAAGTCGTTACACCCTGTGAAAGAGATTTTTGTTATGCTCAATACCGAAACCGTCATGCACATCCTCTCCGGAATCGATGACCCGGAACTCAAAAAGCCCCTCACAGAACTTGGAATGATCAAATTTGTCGATATTGAAGGCGGCGATGTCACTGTCGGCGTCACCCTTACCGTTCCAGGCTGTCCCCTCAAAGAGAAAATCACAAACGATGTCACAAATGCCGTCATGCTCATTCCCGGCGTCGAGCGGGTCGCCGTCAAATTCGATGTCATGAACGACCAACAGCGGACCGAGCTTCGGACAAAACTCGGTATGGGAGTCAAACCGACGACCGGAAACCAACCCGCTACGGGTCGGGCGCCAGCTTCTGTCATCAATTTCGCCGATAGATTTATCGCCGTCTCGTCCGGCAAAGGGGGTGTCGGCAAATCGACTGTGACTGTAA
Encoded here:
- a CDS encoding P-loop NTPase → MKEIFVMLNTETVMHILSGIDDPELKKPLTELGMIKFVDIEGGDVTVGVTLTVPGCPLKEKITNDVTNAVMLIPGVERVAVKFDVMNDQQRTELRTKLGMGVKPTTGNQPATGRAPASVINFADRFIAVSSGKGGVGKSTVTVNLACALARLGKKVGLLDADVYGFSIPRMLGVQGQPIVIDDMIVPL